One genomic window of Ziziphus jujuba cultivar Dongzao chromosome 4, ASM3175591v1 includes the following:
- the LOC107416100 gene encoding protein DETOXIFICATION 9 codes for MEEALLQSKKLTSPPSSPSASASSSSSSSSSSSWSVITKKAMVEELRKLCQMGVPMVVVTVSQFLLQVVSLMMAGHLGEISLSGVAIATSFADVTGFSVLLGMAGALETLCGQTFGAEQYDKLGNYTFCSIITLLFVCLPVSLLWIFMEKILVLFGQDPSISHIGGKYCIFLIPALFGYAILQSLVRYFQSQSLIFPMVATSCAVLVLHVPLCWVMVFKLGLGITGAALSIGISYWVSVVGLGLYVKYSSACEKTRVHVTMDALRHVGEFVRFAIPSAVMVCLEWASFELLVLLSGFLPNAELETSVLSVCLNTTTLHFYIPYGIGAAASTRVSNELGAGNSKGAQVAMIVVMIVAVGEAAVVSTILYCCRYVLGYGFSNEKEVVDYVAEMVPLLCLSITSDSLLAVLSGIVRGSGWQDIAAYVNLGAYYGVGVPLSTLLAFVFHLRGKGLWFGVLTGSVLQAIVLSLITFFTNWQKQADKARERIFQETLPADFKALP; via the exons atggaagaggCTCTATTGCAAAGCAAGAAATTAACATCACCACCATCGTCACCATCAGCatcagcatcatcatcatcatcgtcgtcATCGTCATCGTCATGGTCTGTAATTACAAAGAAAGCCATGGTAGAAGAGCTGAGGAAGCTCTGCCAGATGGGGGTTCCGATGGTGGTGGTTACAGTGAGTCAGTTCCTTTTGCAAGTCGTTTCCTTGATGATGGCCGGACATCTCGGCGAAATCTCTCTATCCGGCGTCGCAATCGCTACGTCTTTCGCTGACGTCACCGGATTCAGTGTTCTT TTAGGAATGGCTGGTGCATTGGAAACTTTATGTGGGCAAACATTTGGAGCTGAACAATATGATAAGCTAGGAAACTACACTTTCTGTTCAATCATCactcttctttttgtttgtctACCTGTCTCTCTGCTTTGGATTTTCATGGAGAAAATTCTTGTATTGTTTGGCCAAGACCCTTCAATCTCACATATTGGTGGAAAATATTGCATTTTCCTCATCCCTGCACTATTTGGCTACGCCATTCTTCAGTCTCTGGTTCGATACTTCCAATCTCAGAGCTTGATTTTTCCTATGGTTGCCACTTCCTGTGCAGTCTTAGTTTTGCATGTTCCTCTTTGTTGGGTTATGGTTTTTAAGTTGGGTTTAGGAATTACTGGAGCAGCATTATCGATTGGCATCTCGTATTGGGTGAGTGTTGTTGGACTTGGACTTTATGTCAAGTATTCTTCAGCTTGTGAGAAAACCCGTGTCCACGTTACTATGGACGCCCTTAGACACGTTGGGGAGTTTGTCCGCTTTGCAATCCCATCTGCTGTCATGGTTTG TCTTGAATGGGCATCATTTGAGCTGCTCGTATTGCTTTCTGGGTTTCTACCAAATGCAGAACTTGAAACTTCAGTTCTTTCCGTATG CCTTAACACCACTACATTGCATTTCTACATTCCTTATGGAATTGGTGCTGCTGCAAG CACCCGGGTTTCGAATGAATTGGGAGCAGGGAATTCAAAGGGAGCTCAAGTGGCTATGATTGTGGTGATGATTGTTGCAGTTGGGGAGGCTGCTGTTGTGAGCACCATTCTCTACTGCTGTAGATATGTTCTGGGATATGGTTTTAGCAATGAGAAAGAAGTTGTAGATTATGTAGCAGAAATGGTCCCTCTGCTTTGTCTCTCAATTACTTCTGACAGCTTATTAGCAGTACTTTCTG GGATTGTTAGAGGAAGCGGGTGGCAGGACATAGCGGCTTATGTGAATCTTGGAGCATATTATGGTGTTGGAGTTCCATTATCTACCTTGTTggcttttgtttttcatttaagAGGGAAAGGACTTTGGTTTGGAGTATTGACAGGCTCTGTTTTGCAAGCTATAGTGCTCTCGCTTATCACCTTTTTCACAAATTGGCAAAAACAG GCGGACAAAGCCAGGGAGAGAATATTTCAGGAGACACTCCCAGCTGACTTTAAGGCACTGCCATAA